A single genomic interval of uncultured Pseudodesulfovibrio sp. harbors:
- a CDS encoding D-lyxose/D-mannose family sugar isomerase — protein sequence MKRSEINELIRDAKEFFESFQFRLPPWAFWGPDDWKGKGDTEVVRNQLGWDLTDYGAGEFKKRGLILFTIRNGNLATGHPKTYAEKIMIVRENQICPMHFHWSKTEDIINRGGGNLVIELNGSDDAEEFTGKPLTVSIDGMPRTVEPGGTVILTPGESIFLEQGMYHRFYGEAGKGKVLVGEVSSVNDDNTDNRFHEPQARFPEIDEDEPPLHLLCTDYPEYV from the coding sequence ATGAAAAGAAGCGAAATCAACGAACTCATCCGTGATGCCAAGGAATTTTTCGAATCCTTCCAGTTCCGTCTCCCGCCATGGGCCTTCTGGGGACCTGACGACTGGAAAGGCAAAGGCGACACCGAGGTCGTCCGCAATCAGCTCGGCTGGGACCTGACCGACTACGGCGCCGGGGAATTCAAAAAACGCGGCCTGATCCTGTTCACCATCCGCAACGGAAACCTCGCCACCGGGCACCCCAAGACATATGCGGAAAAGATCATGATCGTCCGCGAGAACCAGATCTGCCCCATGCACTTCCACTGGTCCAAGACAGAGGACATCATCAACCGGGGCGGCGGCAATCTGGTCATCGAACTGAACGGCTCGGACGATGCGGAGGAGTTCACCGGCAAACCGCTGACCGTCTCCATCGACGGCATGCCGCGCACGGTTGAACCGGGCGGGACCGTGATACTGACTCCCGGCGAATCCATCTTTCTTGAACAGGGCATGTACCACCGTTTCTACGGTGAAGCGGGCAAGGGCAAGGTCCTTGTGGGTGAAGTCTCCTCGGTCAACGACGACAACACGGACAACCGGTTCCACGAACCGCAGGCCCGATTCCCGGAGATCGACGAGGACGAGCCGCCGCTCCACCTGCTGTGCACGGATTATCCTGAGTACGTCTAA
- the hcp gene encoding hydroxylamine reductase, giving the protein MFCYQCEQAAKGGCTKIGVCGKTDNTAKLQDLLLHLTKGLAQVAIAARNAGIEDAEVNLFTVKAVFSTLTNVNFDDARFVALINECVAKRDALKAKVSGVNFDGPAVLEPAADLASLVAQGARYGVENDPETNEDLKSLKQTLTYGLKGVAAYADHAAILGHEDNELYAKIQELLAATLSTELTLEQCVEAGLECGRINIRAMELLDAANTSTYGHPEPTEVKLGATAGKAILVSGHDLKDLETLLRQTEGKGINIYTHGEMLPCHGYPELKKYPHFAGHYGTAWQNQKKEFAEFPGAILMTTNCIQDPKNYIENIFTTGLVGWPGALHVGNEDFTPVIDRALAMDGFAEDIDKGTVMVGFARNAVMSVAGTVIDAVKAGDIRHFFLVGGCDGAKPGRNYYTEFVEKTPKDTVVLTLACGKFRFFDKQLGDIGGIPRLLDIGQCNDAYSAVQIALALADAFDCGVNDLPLSLVLSWYEQKAVAILLSLLALGIRNIKLGPTLPAFITPNVLNYLVENYNIAPIATPDEDLKELLG; this is encoded by the coding sequence ATGTTTTGTTATCAGTGTGAACAGGCCGCCAAGGGCGGTTGTACCAAGATCGGTGTCTGCGGGAAAACCGACAACACCGCCAAGCTTCAGGACCTTCTTCTTCATCTGACCAAAGGCCTCGCCCAGGTCGCCATAGCCGCCCGCAACGCAGGCATTGAAGACGCCGAAGTGAATCTCTTCACCGTCAAGGCCGTTTTCTCCACCCTGACCAACGTCAACTTCGACGACGCCCGCTTTGTCGCCCTTATCAACGAATGTGTTGCAAAGCGCGACGCCCTCAAGGCCAAAGTCTCCGGCGTGAATTTCGACGGTCCTGCGGTCCTCGAACCGGCTGCCGACCTCGCAAGCCTCGTGGCTCAGGGCGCCCGGTACGGCGTTGAAAACGACCCTGAAACCAACGAAGACCTCAAGTCTCTCAAGCAGACCCTGACTTACGGACTCAAGGGCGTTGCCGCATACGCCGACCACGCCGCCATTCTCGGCCATGAAGACAACGAACTCTACGCCAAAATTCAGGAACTGCTCGCCGCCACCCTGTCCACGGAACTGACCCTTGAACAGTGTGTCGAAGCCGGTCTGGAATGCGGTCGCATCAATATCCGCGCCATGGAACTCCTCGACGCCGCCAACACCTCTACTTACGGCCACCCCGAGCCGACCGAGGTCAAACTCGGCGCAACCGCGGGCAAAGCCATCCTTGTCTCCGGTCACGATCTCAAGGATCTGGAAACCCTGCTCAGGCAGACCGAAGGGAAAGGCATCAACATTTACACCCACGGTGAAATGCTGCCCTGCCACGGCTATCCCGAGCTGAAAAAATACCCGCACTTTGCCGGTCACTACGGAACCGCATGGCAAAACCAGAAAAAGGAATTCGCCGAATTCCCCGGTGCAATCCTGATGACCACCAACTGCATTCAGGATCCCAAGAACTATATCGAAAACATCTTCACCACCGGCCTTGTTGGCTGGCCCGGTGCCCTTCATGTCGGCAATGAAGACTTCACCCCGGTCATCGACCGCGCCCTTGCCATGGACGGTTTCGCCGAAGACATCGACAAGGGCACCGTCATGGTCGGCTTTGCCCGCAACGCTGTCATGTCCGTGGCCGGAACCGTCATCGACGCGGTCAAGGCCGGAGACATCAGGCACTTCTTCCTCGTGGGCGGCTGCGACGGCGCCAAGCCGGGACGCAACTACTACACGGAATTCGTGGAAAAGACGCCCAAGGACACTGTCGTCCTGACACTGGCCTGCGGCAAGTTCCGCTTCTTTGACAAGCAGCTCGGCGACATCGGCGGCATCCCCCGCCTGCTCGACATCGGACAGTGCAACGACGCCTACTCCGCCGTGCAGATCGCGCTGGCTCTGGCTGATGCCTTCGACTGCGGTGTCAACGACCTGCCCCTGTCCCTTGTCCTGTCATGGTACGAACAGAAGGCCGTCGCCATCCTGCTGTCCCTGCTGGCCCTCGGCATCAGGAACATCAAGCTCGGCCCCACTCTCCCGGCGTTCATCACCCCCAACGTGCTGAACTATCTTGTGGAGAACTACAACATCGCGCCGATCGCCACACCGGATGAAGACCTCAAGGAGCTTCTCGGCTAA
- a CDS encoding GNAT family acetyltransferase — MNRKKCTLGSMKTHETTIMKYADAEHRGDVVALWREVFDYPVEYNLPEFVIDRKIEHDELFFVAVRQGRVMGTIMAGYDGHRGWIYSLAVSPACRKQGVGSMLLESAMLALEQRGCFKVNLQILEENRAVHRFYEANGFAVEKRLSMGRKIG, encoded by the coding sequence ATGAACCGAAAAAAGTGCACACTGGGTTCCATGAAAACGCACGAAACGACAATCATGAAGTATGCGGACGCCGAGCATCGGGGGGATGTTGTGGCGCTTTGGCGGGAAGTGTTCGACTATCCCGTCGAGTACAACCTGCCCGAGTTTGTCATCGACAGGAAAATCGAACATGACGAACTGTTTTTCGTGGCAGTGCGTCAGGGGCGGGTCATGGGCACCATCATGGCCGGATATGACGGACACCGCGGCTGGATATATTCTCTGGCCGTGAGTCCCGCGTGCCGAAAGCAGGGCGTGGGGTCCATGCTTCTCGAATCCGCCATGCTGGCACTGGAACAGCGCGGCTGCTTCAAGGTTAACTTGCAGATTCTGGAGGAAAACCGGGCTGTTCACCGGTTCTACGAAGCCAACGGATTTGCCGTGGAAAAGCGGCTGAGCATGGGAAGGAAGATCGGCTAG
- a CDS encoding alpha/beta hydrolase, whose protein sequence is MPTILKTLGMLALCYAAITAWVYFSQRRMLYQPRHEIRITPADAGLEYQDVHLTNELGTRIHGWWVPCENARFTLLFSHGNGGNVSHRVESLRIFHDLGLSVLVYDYSGYGMSEGKPSETATEADALAAWDWLTAEQDIAPQSVILLGRSLGGGVSAGLAKTLTKNGTSPAGLILESTFTSIPDMGALLYPWLPVRLLAKYRYETKADIAEVDIPILFAHSPEDDIIPYALGIELFESYRGPKSFLELTGDHNTGFILSGEKYPQGIGKFLTGLEQGR, encoded by the coding sequence ATGCCGACCATCCTGAAAACTCTGGGCATGCTCGCCCTGTGCTACGCCGCGATCACGGCGTGGGTGTACTTTTCCCAGCGCCGGATGCTGTATCAACCCCGGCATGAGATCAGGATCACGCCCGCCGATGCAGGGCTTGAGTATCAGGACGTCCATCTGACCAACGAACTCGGCACACGTATCCATGGATGGTGGGTGCCGTGCGAGAATGCCCGGTTCACGCTCCTGTTTTCCCACGGCAACGGCGGCAATGTTTCGCACAGGGTGGAATCGCTGCGAATCTTCCACGACCTCGGCCTTTCCGTGCTGGTGTACGACTACTCGGGATACGGCATGAGCGAGGGCAAGCCGTCCGAAACAGCCACAGAGGCCGATGCCCTGGCGGCATGGGACTGGCTGACGGCTGAACAGGATATCGCCCCGCAATCGGTCATCCTGCTCGGACGCTCACTCGGCGGCGGGGTTTCGGCAGGCCTCGCAAAAACTCTCACGAAAAACGGCACCTCTCCGGCAGGCCTCATATTGGAATCGACCTTTACCTCCATCCCGGACATGGGCGCGCTCCTGTATCCGTGGCTGCCGGTGCGCCTGCTTGCTAAATACAGATACGAAACCAAGGCCGACATCGCGGAAGTCGATATTCCCATCCTCTTTGCCCACAGCCCGGAAGACGACATCATACCGTATGCCCTCGGGATCGAACTGTTCGAGTCATACCGTGGTCCGAAATCGTTTCTGGAACTCACGGGCGACCACAACACCGGATTCATCCTGTCCGGCGAAAAATACCCGCAGGGAATCGGAAAGTTCCTGACAGGCCTTGAACAGGGACGGTAG
- a CDS encoding MotA/TolQ/ExbB proton channel family protein — protein sequence MNIATIFGIIAGIFILCLATWSSTDSVGVFLNAPGLAIVLGGTVAATFICYPLREVMRVMGLFVTAFTAEELPIGDYIKDIVKISKNAAKGEEHLERSLKGMENEFLKDGLQMLVDGYSKQELEEILNNRIQQYHEQETNAAGIYRTMAGLSPAFGIIGTLIGLIAMMQTMGDDISRIGPAMATALTTTLYGALFANMIYTPIATKVERRVEERTILMCVIRDGILFIKDKTPAPIVMDKLKGYLPPRSWSSIAKTK from the coding sequence GTGAACATCGCCACCATCTTCGGCATTATCGCGGGTATCTTCATACTCTGCCTCGCCACATGGTCCTCAACGGATTCGGTCGGGGTCTTCCTCAACGCCCCCGGTCTGGCCATCGTGCTGGGCGGAACCGTTGCGGCGACCTTCATCTGCTATCCCCTGCGCGAAGTCATGCGCGTCATGGGCCTTTTCGTCACCGCCTTCACCGCCGAGGAACTGCCCATCGGCGATTACATCAAGGACATCGTCAAGATTTCCAAGAACGCCGCCAAGGGCGAGGAGCATCTGGAACGCTCGCTCAAGGGCATGGAAAACGAATTTCTGAAAGACGGCCTGCAAATGCTGGTGGACGGCTATTCCAAGCAGGAGCTTGAGGAAATCCTCAACAACCGCATTCAGCAGTATCACGAGCAGGAGACCAACGCCGCCGGAATATACCGCACCATGGCAGGGCTTTCACCGGCCTTCGGCATCATCGGTACGCTCATCGGCCTCATCGCCATGATGCAGACCATGGGGGACGACATCTCCCGCATCGGACCGGCCATGGCCACCGCGCTGACCACCACCCTGTACGGCGCGCTGTTCGCGAACATGATCTACACGCCCATCGCCACCAAGGTGGAACGGCGCGTGGAAGAGCGCACCATCCTCATGTGCGTCATCCGGGACGGTATCCTGTTCATCAAGGACAAAACCCCCGCCCCCATCGTCATGGACAAGCTCAAGGGCTACCTGCCGCCGCGCAGTTGGTCCTCCATTGCCAAGACAAAATAG
- a CDS encoding flagellar motor protein MotB, whose protein sequence is MIFPGSFNFRPKKKKQPVIRGWELTLADMMTLLLCFFVIMLSVAKVDQKQYEAVADVMAEAMQGKAAPSKRNTQEMRMSVEPKTRNLFELQLELAKLIGRETSAVKLKLRPDTVAIELRGGIFFKLGSAELTSDALRILDKLARPLTEAHYKLTIEGHSDNLPIHSAQFPSNWELSSARASSVARYFIAQGLPAKDIQVMGLADTRPLAPNTDKNGKDIPANQAKNRRIVILVRPIS, encoded by the coding sequence ATGATCTTCCCCGGCAGCTTCAACTTCAGGCCCAAGAAGAAAAAACAGCCCGTCATTCGCGGCTGGGAGTTGACGCTGGCCGACATGATGACCCTGCTGCTCTGCTTTTTCGTGATCATGCTCTCCGTGGCGAAAGTGGACCAAAAGCAATACGAAGCCGTGGCTGACGTCATGGCAGAAGCCATGCAGGGCAAGGCCGCTCCGAGCAAGCGGAATACGCAGGAAATGCGGATGTCCGTGGAGCCGAAAACCCGCAATCTCTTTGAATTGCAGTTGGAGCTGGCAAAGCTCATCGGCAGGGAAACCAGTGCGGTCAAACTCAAGCTGCGCCCCGACACGGTGGCCATCGAACTTCGCGGCGGCATCTTCTTCAAGCTCGGCAGTGCCGAACTCACATCGGACGCCCTGCGGATTCTCGACAAACTGGCCCGCCCGCTCACCGAAGCGCATTACAAACTGACCATTGAAGGGCACTCCGACAACCTGCCCATCCACTCCGCACAATTCCCGTCCAACTGGGAGCTTTCGTCAGCCCGCGCATCATCCGTGGCCCGGTACTTCATCGCGCAGGGACTCCCGGCCAAGGACATCCAGGTCATGGGGCTGGCCGACACCAGACCGCTCGCGCCCAACACGGACAAAAACGGCAAGGACATCCCCGCCAATCAGGCCAAGAACCGCCGGATCGTCATCCTTGTCCGGCCGATCTCCTAG
- a CDS encoding cyclase family protein, producing MHVIDLSHITETDMPVFPGDDPTVVNRTHDVRQHGFAQTSIAMSVHAGTHVDVSAHLFEDAPTLDWLGPDNFAGWGAVVDLSGLGSGCIEQSHLAHLGAVESLDFVLLRTGWDRHWGTEQYFADFPTLSGTACRFLGGLELKGVGLDTPSPDPVDSRELPAHNALLNHGLVIVENLCNLDELPNESFIFSCLPLRIRNGEACPVRAVGMTL from the coding sequence ATGCACGTCATTGACCTGTCGCACATCACCGAGACCGACATGCCCGTGTTTCCGGGCGACGATCCCACCGTTGTCAACCGCACGCACGACGTCCGGCAGCACGGTTTCGCACAGACTTCCATCGCCATGAGCGTCCACGCCGGGACCCATGTGGATGTCTCCGCACATCTCTTCGAAGACGCGCCCACGCTCGACTGGCTCGGGCCGGACAATTTCGCGGGCTGGGGTGCTGTGGTCGATCTTTCCGGCTTGGGATCAGGCTGCATAGAACAATCCCACCTCGCGCATCTGGGGGCCGTGGAATCGCTGGATTTCGTTCTCCTGCGTACAGGCTGGGACCGACACTGGGGCACAGAACAATACTTCGCGGATTTCCCGACGCTGTCCGGCACCGCATGCCGATTTCTCGGCGGTCTGGAGCTGAAAGGCGTGGGTCTCGACACTCCGTCGCCCGACCCGGTTGATTCGCGGGAGCTTCCGGCGCATAATGCGTTGCTGAACCACGGCCTCGTCATCGTGGAAAACCTCTGCAATCTTGACGAACTGCCGAACGAAAGTTTCATATTCAGCTGTCTGCCGCTCCGCATCCGAAACGGCGAAGCCTGCCCGGTCAGGGCGGTGGGCATGACCCTTTAA
- a CDS encoding polymer-forming cytoskeletal protein has product MGIFSKKKSDNSELNAFLGVGTEYRGKLDFVGTVRIDGRFEGEISTDGDLILGRKASITGTVKVGRLTSCGRIEGDVVVKERSMLEKTSVLTGSLKTPVLVVEKGAVIEGSLAMTEGSTAVRPKVVTADFGGTSSETEESRVEVAETEESKDEVAKTGSDNTSI; this is encoded by the coding sequence ATGGGTATATTCAGCAAGAAAAAAAGTGATAATTCCGAACTCAACGCCTTTCTCGGCGTGGGCACCGAATATCGGGGAAAGCTCGATTTCGTCGGTACCGTACGCATTGACGGGCGTTTTGAGGGTGAAATTTCAACGGACGGCGACCTCATTCTCGGTCGCAAGGCGTCCATTACGGGTACGGTCAAAGTCGGCAGGCTGACTTCTTGCGGGCGCATCGAAGGCGATGTGGTTGTCAAGGAACGCAGCATGCTTGAGAAGACATCCGTACTCACCGGCAGTTTGAAAACTCCCGTTCTGGTCGTGGAAAAAGGAGCCGTTATTGAAGGGTCCCTTGCCATGACCGAAGGCAGCACAGCGGTCCGTCCCAAGGTCGTGACTGCTGACTTTGGCGGCACTTCCTCCGAGACGGAAGAAAGCAGGGTTGAGGTCGCCGAGACGGAAGAGAGCAAGGACGAAGTCGCCAAGACAGGGTCCGATAATACCAGTATTTAA
- a CDS encoding cyclic nucleotide-binding domain-containing protein gives MTSSTQNVKAYYKGQTIYKEGQQGSIAYMVKKGSVNIYRTVNGRKTIVDRLGKGEIFGEMGVLSDEPRTNSAEAAEYCDLMVITEQIFQTLLGRCPKTIQYLTKTFVKRLRKSADISPHKAHKNSFLSICRILEMAYTCHKGMKPAEAKKTPGYRDGIAVTAFAKQVKNILLVTQLEIDNTLDQLAALKIVEITKRTTGKAFSERYIAIKDMSNFFQVASNLHKELTKNSPLEAELEYIDIHDFSEAVEAETEILYKKMANMEIPESLFFFHKNSALNWAEDQDEDFFKKVKRKRKKISELEDLSDIIYVDNATCKAVFAKLGYYKLGVLLSVASEEAKKKITGNLAKKIAKIVQDEAEERGPADPAEAEDIADELIEMVKAAKGVKA, from the coding sequence ATGACCAGCAGTACGCAAAATGTGAAGGCCTATTATAAAGGGCAGACCATATACAAGGAAGGCCAGCAGGGCAGCATCGCCTACATGGTCAAGAAAGGATCGGTCAACATCTACCGAACCGTGAACGGCCGCAAGACCATTGTGGACCGTCTGGGCAAAGGCGAAATATTCGGCGAAATGGGCGTCCTGAGCGACGAACCACGCACCAACAGCGCCGAAGCCGCCGAATACTGCGACCTCATGGTCATCACCGAACAGATTTTCCAGACACTGCTGGGCCGCTGCCCCAAGACCATCCAGTACCTCACGAAGACCTTCGTGAAACGGCTCCGCAAGTCCGCCGATATTTCCCCGCACAAGGCGCACAAGAATTCCTTCCTCAGCATCTGCCGCATCCTTGAAATGGCCTACACCTGCCATAAGGGAATGAAACCGGCCGAGGCCAAGAAAACACCGGGATACCGGGACGGCATCGCGGTGACCGCCTTTGCCAAACAGGTCAAGAACATCCTGCTCGTCACGCAGCTGGAAATCGACAACACCCTTGACCAGCTTGCCGCACTCAAGATCGTGGAAATAACCAAACGGACCACGGGCAAGGCCTTTTCCGAACGCTACATCGCCATCAAGGACATGAGCAATTTCTTTCAGGTTGCATCCAACCTGCACAAGGAACTGACAAAGAACAGCCCGCTCGAGGCGGAACTCGAATACATCGACATCCACGACTTTTCCGAGGCCGTGGAAGCCGAAACCGAGATCCTCTACAAGAAGATGGCGAACATGGAGATTCCGGAAAGTCTGTTCTTCTTCCACAAGAATTCCGCCCTGAACTGGGCCGAAGATCAGGATGAAGACTTCTTCAAGAAGGTAAAGAGGAAGCGGAAAAAAATTTCGGAACTGGAAGACCTCAGCGACATCATTTACGTGGACAACGCGACCTGCAAGGCCGTGTTTGCCAAGCTCGGCTACTACAAGCTCGGCGTCCTGCTGTCCGTGGCCAGTGAAGAGGCAAAGAAGAAAATCACCGGCAACCTCGCCAAGAAGATCGCCAAGATCGTGCAGGACGAGGCTGAAGAACGCGGTCCCGCCGATCCGGCCGAGGCCGAGGACATCGCCGATGAACTCATCGAAATGGTCAAGGCGGCCAAAGGAGTGAAGGCGTAG